One Sander vitreus isolate 19-12246 chromosome 23, sanVit1, whole genome shotgun sequence DNA window includes the following coding sequences:
- the rassf3 gene encoding ras association domain family member 3 isoform X5, whose amino-acid sequence MLTKDHLKMTLNPTGVYTGFIKVQMDLRRPVTVRGGQRGAGGARGEEAFYLPRGVTNTLHISSNNTVRQVIVALLGKFTVADNPAKYALYKRYRREEQVYVCKLADGEQPLFLRLVAGPEDNTLSFVLREQQTGEVMWDAFSIPELRNFLRILDKEEDEQKEAVIRRYQAYRQRLLEAQREVRGPS is encoded by the exons ATGCTGACCAAAGACCACCTTAAAATGACACtt aatcCTACTGGTGTGTATACTGGTTTCATCAAGGTCCAGATGGATCTGAGGAGGCCGGTGACGGTGCGGGGAGGTCAGAGAGGAGCGGGAGGAGCACGGGGGGAGGAGGCCTTCTATCTGCCCAGAGGAGTCACCAACACCCTCCACATCAGCTCCAATAACACAGTCAGACAG gtgatcGTCGCCCTGCTGGGCAAGTTCACAGTCGCGGACAACCCGGCCAAATATGCCTTGTACAAACGCTATCGCAGGGAGGAGCAGG tgtatgtgtgtaagctGGCGGATGGCGAGCAGCCGTTGTTTCTCCGTCTGGTGGCaggacccgaagacaacacacTCAGCTTCGTACTGAGAGAACAGCAGACTGGAGAAGTCATG TGGGATGCATTCTCCATCCCCGAGTTGCGGAACTTCCTGCGGATCCTCGACAAGGAGGAGGATGAGCAGAAGGAGGCGGTGATTCGCCGCTACCAGGCCTACCGCCAGAGACTGCTGGAGGCGCAGAGGGAGGTCAGAGGGCCCTCTTAG